The Fragaria vesca subsp. vesca linkage group LG2, FraVesHawaii_1.0, whole genome shotgun sequence genome includes a window with the following:
- the LOC101291296 gene encoding FAD-dependent urate hydroxylase-like, which yields MEVVQDVVIVGAGIAGLTTSLGLHRLGIRSLVLESSDSLRTTGFALAIWTNAWRALDAIGVGDRLRQQHDSLLGNVVSSRISGLQLFEMSFKEKGKHGDHEIRCVRRKLLLEALASELPSGTIRFSSKVVSIEESGYYKLVHLADGTILKAKVLVGCDGVNSVVAKWLGFKPLVFTGRSAIRGSAEYTTSHQFDPKMMQYFGNGVRSGVVPCDSKNVYWFFTWSPPSQEKELEKNPPQLKQYMLTKLGKLPDEVRAVMENTVLDAFISSPLRYRHPWEILWGNISKGNVCVAGDALHPMTPDIGQGGCAALEDGIVLARCLGEALLKNWREEIREEGEEGKEEFKRIEIGLNKYASERKWRSFDLISTAYVVGVIQEADGKVMTFLRDKVYSSILSGLLLKKADFDCGKLRSS from the exons ATGGAAGTAGTACAAGACGTTGTGATTGTGGGAGCTGGAATTGCTGGCCTCACAACCTCCTTGGGACTTCACAG GCTGGGCATTAGGAGCTTAGTGCTGGAATCGTCTGATAGCTTGAGGACAACAGGGTTTGCGCTCGCAATATGGACTAATGCGTGGAGGGCTTTAGATGCCATCGGTGTTGGCGATCGTCTTCGGCAGCAACATGATTCTCTTCTTGG GAATGTGGTTTCCTCAAGAATTTCGGGGCTTCAGTTGTTTGAGATGTCATTTAAGGAGAAAGGAAAACA TGGAGACCATGAAATTCGTTGTGTGAGAAGGAAGTTGCTGCTGGAAGCCCTTGCAAGTGAACTTCCTAGTGGCACCATTAGGTTCTCATCAAAGGTTGTTTCCATTGAGGAATCAGGCTACTATAAGCTGGTACATCTTGCTGACGGAACCATCCTCAAAGCCAAG GTTTTGGTTGGGTGTGATGGAGTAAACTCAGTGGTAGCAAAATGGCTTGGCTTCAAGCCGCTGGTCTTTACAGGAAGATCTGCCATTCGGGGTAGTGCCGAGTACACGACCAGCCATCAGTTTGATCCAAAGATGATGCAGTACTTTGGGAATGGTGTTAGATCTGGTGTCGTTCCTTGTGACAGTAAAAATGTTTACTGGTTCTTTACTTGGTCTCCCCCCAGCCAAG AGAAAGAGCTAGAGAAGAACCCTCCTCAGTTGAAGCAATATATGTTAACCAAGCTTGGAAAGTTACCAGATGAAGTAAGAGCTGTTATGGAAAACACTGTATTGGATGCTTTTATATCCTCTCCACTGAGATATAGGCATCCTTGGGAAATTCTTTGGGGAAATATTAGTAAAGGTAACGTATGTGTGGCTGGAGATGCGCTACACCCCATGACCCCAGACATTGGACAAGGCGGCTGTGCTGCATTAGAAGACGGCATTGTATTAGCTAGGTGTCTCGGTGAGGCATTGTTGAAGAACTGGAGGGAAGAAATTAGAGAAGAAGGTGAAGAAGGAAAAGAGGAATTTAAAAGGATTGAGATAGGGTTGAATAAGTATGCCAGTGAGAGGAAATGGAGAAGTTTTGATCTTATTAGTACAGCTTATGTGGTTGGTGTTATACAGGAGGCTGATGGAAAAGTAATGACTTTCTTGAGGGACAAGGTTTACTCTTCAATCCTGTCCGGGTTGCTGTTGAAGAAGGCTGATTTTGATTGTGGTAAGCTCAGAAGCTCTTAA
- the LOC101291006 gene encoding FAD-dependent urate hydroxylase-like: protein MEVVQDVVIVGAGISGLTTSLGLHRLGIRSLVLESSDSLRATGFAFTTWTNAWRALDAIGIGDYLRQQHETILGNVVSSRISGLQMFEMSFKEKGKHGDHEIRCVKRKLLLESLASELPSGTIRFSSKVVLIEESGCLKLVHLADGTILKVKVLVGCDGVNSVVAKWLGFKPPVFTGRSAIRGSAEFKSSHQFDPMFIQYFGNGVRSGVVPCDDKNVYWYFTWSPSSQERELEKNPVQLKQYMLTKLGKVPDEVRAVMENTVLDAFISSPLRYRHPWEILWGNISKGNVCVAGDALHPMTPDLGQGGCAALEDGVVLARCLGEALLKNRRQEIRNESEEGKDEYKRIEIGLNKYASERKWRSFDLISTAYVVGSIQEADGKIMTFLRDKFFSPILAGLLLKKADYDCGNLRSS from the exons ATGGAAGTAGTACAAGACGTTGTGATTGTGGGAGCTGGAATCTCTGGCCTCACAACTTCCTTGGGACTTCACAG GTTGGGTATTAGGAGCTTAGTGCTGGAGTCATCTGATAGCTTGAGGGCAACAGGGTTTGCATTCACAACTTGGACTAATGCGTGGAGGGCTTTAGACGCTATTGGTATTGGTGATTATCTGCGGCAGCAACATGAGACTATTCTTGG GAATGTGGTTTCCTCGAGAATTTCGGGGCTTCAGATGTTTGAGATGTCATTTAAGGAGAAAGGAAAACA TGGAGACCATGAAATTCGTTGTGTGAAAAGGAAGTTGCTGTTGGAATCCCTTGCAAGTGAACTCCCTAGTGGCACCATCAGGTTCTCTTCAAAGGTTGTTTTGATTGAGGAATCAGGCTGCTTAAAGCTGGTGCATCTTGCTGACGGAACCATCCTCAAAGTCAAG GTTTTGGTTGGCTGTGATGGAGTAAATTCAGTGGTTGCAAAATGGCTGGGCTTCAAGCCGCCAGTCTTTACAGGAAGATCTGCCATTCGAGGTAGTGCTGAGTTCAAGAGCAGCCATCAGTTTGATCCCATGTTCATTCAGTACTTTGGCAATGGTGTTAGATCTGGTGTCGTTCCCTGTGATGATAAAAATGTTTACTGGTACTTCACTTGGTCTCCCTCCAGCCAAG AGAGAGAGCTAGAGAAGAATCCAGTTCAGTTGAAGCAATATATGTTAACCAAGCTCGGAAAGGTACCAGATGAAGTAAGGGCTGTTATGGAAAACACTGTATTGGATGCTTTTATATCCTCTCCACTGAGATATAGGCATCCTTGGGAAATTCTTTGGGGAAATATTAGCAAAGGTAATGTATGTGTAGCTGGAGATGCGCTCCACCCGATGACCCCAGACCTTGGACAAGGCGGCTGTGCTGCACTAGAAGACGGTGTTGTATTAGCAAGGTGTCTCGGTGAGGCTTTGTTGAAGAACAGGAGGCAAGAAATTAGAAATGAAAGTGAAGAAGGAAAAGATGAATACAAAAGGATTGAAATAGGCTTGAATAAGTACGCAAGTGAGAGGAAATGGAGAAGTTTTGATCTTATTAGTACAGCTTATGTGGTTGGTTCTATACAGGAGGCTGATGGAAAAATAATGACTTTCTTGAGGGACAAGTTTTTCTCTCCAATCTTGGCCGGGTTGCTGTTGAAAAAGGCTGATTATGATTGTGGGAACCTGAGAAGCTCTTAA
- the LOC101291588 gene encoding RNA-binding protein 39-like, which produces MDFDEYDYLEKTVENPEPLASKENANGGDETLKSGDKGRSRSSKHRSDDKDHDGERRSKRSKSGDELHDHDRERERGSSHHRSQSRDRERDRHRSSREHRDKEDREKEDRNGKERDRKRDREPDRDRDRDRRERDRDSEKDKEKERSRRSRSHSERHRSEREEREKSRDIEHKEKEKEKDLREREKESRRYKEKKEEVTEPEADPERDQRTVFAYQICLKADERDVYDFFSRAGKVRDVRLIMDRNSRRSKGVGYIEFYDAMSVPMAIALSGQPLRGQPVMVKPSEAEKNLVQSTSVVSGVGGMIGPYSGGARRLYVGNLHTNIKEDDLRQVFGAFGAVELVQLPLDEANNCKGFGFVQFQRLEDARNALSLNGQLEIAGRVIKVSAVTDQAGMQDAGANAGDFDDDEGGGLSLNARSRAILMQKLDRSGSGSSLAVNSTGLPVAPILGAAPGISSLVAPMASVPGLAGLGVPGLQIPTATVPSVDTIGVPSECLLLTNMFDPKEIEAEPDIDVDIKEDVQEECSKYGKLKHIFVDKNTAGFVYLRFENTQAAINARQVLHGRWFAGKMITATFMSPQNYETKFPESR; this is translated from the exons ATGGATTTCGATGAGTATGATTATTTAGAGAAAACAGTTGAAAATCCGGAACCTCTGGCATCCAAGGAAAATGCGAATGGCGGCGATGAGACTTTGAAATCAGGAGATAAAGGCCGCAGCCGAAGTTCAAAGCATAGGAGTGATGATAAAGATCATGATGGGGAACGTCGCTCAAAGCGTTCAAAATCTGGAGATGAGTTGCATGACCATGATCGGGAAAGAGAGAGGGGATCTTCTCATCACCGTTCACAGTCCAGAGATAGAGAAAGGGACCGTCACAGGAGTAGTCGGGAACATAGAGATAAGGAGGACAGAGAAAAAGAGGATAGGAATGGGAAGGAGAGAGATAGGAAGAGGGACAGAGAACCGGATCGTGATCGAGACAGGGATAGGAGAGAGCGTGACCGCGATAGTGAGAAGGACAAGGAGAAGGAGCGGTCACGCCGAAGCAGGAGTCATTCAGAAAGGCATAGAAGTGAGCGGGAAGAAAGAGAGAAGAGCCGTGACATTGAGCATAAAGAAAAGGAGAAGGAGAAAGATCTACGGGAGCGGGAAAAAGAAAGCAG AAGATATAAAGAAAAAAAAGAAGAAGTGACAGAACCAGAGGCTGACCCTGAGAGAGATCAGAGGACAGTATTTGCTTATCAG ATTTGTCTGAAGGCAGACGAAAGAGATGTATACGATTTCTTCTCAAGAGCCGGCAAG GTCCGCGATGTACGTCTCATTATGGATCGCAACTCCAGACGGTCCAAGGGAGTTGG GTATATTGAGTTCTATGATGCGATGTCAGTACCCATGGCTATTGCACTCTCTGGTCAGCCTCTTCGCGGTCAACCAGTGATGGTGAAGCCTTCAGAGGCTGAGAAGAATCTGGTTCAGTCAACTTCTGTGGTTAGTGGAGTTGGTGGGATGATAGGTCCATATTCTGGTGGAGCTAGACGGCTGTATGTTGGTAATCTACACACCAACATAAAAGAAGATGATCTACGCCAG GTTTTTGGAGCTTTTGGTGCTGTAGAACTGGTTCAGTTGCCTCTTGACGAAGCTAACAACTGCAAAGGTTTCGGATTTGTTCAG TTTCAACGGCTTGAAGATGCTAGAAACGCACTGAGTTTGAATGGCCAATTGGAGATTGCTGGTCGAGTAATTAAG GTATCGGCTGTGACTGACCAAGCTGGAATGCAAGATGCTGGAGCAAATGCTGGTGATTTTGATGACGATGAAGGTGGTGGTCTG TCATTGAATGCCCGGTCGCGAGCAATTCTGATGCAGAAACTGGATCGTAGTGGCAGTGGATCAAG TCTTGCGGTCAATAGCACTGGTCTACCAGTGGCACCAATCCTTGGAGCTGCACCAGGAATTTCTTCTCTTGTTGCTCCCATGGCCTCTGTTCCTGGTCTTGCTGGACTTGGTGTTCCGGGTCTTCAAATTCCTACAGCTACTGTTCCTTCTGTAGATACAATTGGTGTTCCAAGTGAATGCTTACTGTTGACAAATATGTTTGATCCCAAAGAAATTGAG GCAGAACCAGATATTGACGTGGACATTAAAGAAGATGTTCAGGAGGAATGTTCAAAATACGGGAAGCTGAAACATATTTTTGTTGATAA GAATACTGCTGGTTTCGTGTACTTGAGATTTGAGAACACACAAGCTGCAATAAATGCTCGACAAGTTCTCCATGGCCGATGGTTTGCTGGGAAGATGATCACAGCTACTTTCATG TCGCCTCAGAACTATGAGACTAAATTTCCTGAAAGCCGGTAG
- the LOC101291883 gene encoding uncharacterized protein LOC101291883: MAFWCSRLTQSKLRQLAHLSKTIPYASSSSLLNPTASKPCVSDNPLISNLGFGSKARFFAAPVQPNANAKKAEQGTNGPRLNEHIKANVIRLVVGEEHFVISKSEALQRARNLELDLVEVQHSGNPPVCKIMDYHKERYKQVIREKERIKIKSKEVKTLRSDTKEIKFSPKTEAKDLKMKADMVKRLMDKGYRVKCTASDSEGRDLRAVFSGLIALIEETAYIECDPTVGKGKESFIMVRHVKFGPPKSGAKKKAEDKEGTEKGSSGNGTGVTTTTADTDPLPPQGSSGLAHAPYQSREIPVPHSSPSMREQHIPHGETHRAPPSAFRNSAPLPNGVPKQEPINMHFPSPGRETHRAPPSAFRNSAPLPNSAPKQEPSNSIPPRSAGKQEPSSPNPRSRPPGLGYGIFSNPTGNGSVSQGVSERFPANPNSLSSRSYSNQRPGTDVGNDGKGRWGTFGRESSTDPNQPN, translated from the exons ATGGCATTTTGGTGCAGCAGACTCACCCAATCCAAGCTCAGGCAATTAGCTCATCTATCCAAGACCATTCCTTATGCTTCTTCTTCTTCTTTGCTGAACCCAACTGCTTCCAAGCCATGCGTCTCAGACAACCCATTGATCTCTAATCTTGGTTTTGGCAGTAAAGCTAGGTTCTTTGCCGCTCCCGTTCAG CCAAATGCTAATGCAAAGAAGGCAGAGCAGGGCACGAATGGTCCGAGGTTGAATGAGCATATTAAAGCCAATGTTATTAGGCTTGTTGTGGGCGAAG AACATTTTGTCATCTCAAAGAGTGAAGCTCTTCAACGTGCAAGGAATCTTGAGCTTGATTTAGTCGAG GTTCAACACTCTGGTAATCCTCCTGTTTGTAAAATCATGGATTACCACAAGGAGAGGTATAAACAAGTAATAAGGGAGAAAGAGCGGATTAAAATCAAG TCTAAGGAAGTTAAGACTTTGCGTTCAGACACTAAGGAAATCAAGTTTTCTCCAAAGACT GAGGCAAAGGATCTCAAGATGAAAGCAGACATGGTGAAGAGACTTATGGACAAGGGTTACCGGGTGAAG TGTACTGCCTCGGATTCTGAAGGTCGGGACTTGAGAGCAGTTTTCTCTGGTCTCATTGCGCTG ATAGAAGAGACAGCTTATATTGAATGTGATCCTACGGTAGGAAAAGGAAAAGAATCGTTTATAATGGTCAGGCATGTGAAGTTCGGCCCACCAAAGTCTGGTGCGAAAAAAAAGGCTGAAGACAAAGAGGGCACTGAGAAAGGTAGTAGTGGTAATGGTACTGGGGTTACTACAACAACAGCAGACACAGATCCACTCCCTCCACAAGGATCTTCCGGTCTGGCCCACGCTCCCTATCAAAGTAGAGAGATCCCAGTTCCACATTCGTCACCATCTATGAGAGAGCAGCATATTCCTCACGGTGAAACTCACAGAGCTCCTCCATCGGCATTTAGAAACTCTGCTCCTCTTCCTAACGGTGTTCCCAAGCAAGAACCAATAAACATGCACTTCCCATCTCCTGGGAGAGAAACCCACAGAGCTCCTCCATCGGCATTTAGAAACTCTGCTCCTCTTCCTAACAGTGCTCCCAAGCAAGAACCATCTAATTCTATTCCTCCCCGCTCTGCGGGCAAGCAAGAACCATCTAGTCCTAATCCTCGTTCTCGTCCTCCAGGACTTGGTTATGGGATATTTAGCAACCCAACAGGTAATGGTTCTGTGAGTCAAGGGGTGTCGGAAAGGTTTCCGGCAAATCCAAACTCACTGAGTTCAAGATCTTATAGCAACCAAAGACCAGGAACAGACGTTGGTAATGATGGAAAGGGAAGATGGGGAACCTTTGGTAGAGAGAGCTCTACAGACCCTAACCAGCCAAACTAA